The sequence GTGCGCGCCAATTACCGAAGCCCGTCGTCCCCCAATCATGAAGCTGCATCAACTGCGCGCCCTGCTCGCCATCAGCGAGAACGGCAGCATCCAGGAAGCCTCGCGCCTGCTGGGCATCTCCCAGCCGGCCCTGTCGAAAAGCATCAAGGAGCTGGAAACCGAGCTGGGCGTGTCGCTGCTCGTGCGCTCCAACCGTGGCATCACCATCACCGGCTACGGCGAGCGCCTGGTGCGCAGCGCACGCCTGGCTGTGGAGGAAGTGCAGCGCGCGCAAGTCGAGATCGACACCCTCAAGGGCAACATCGGCGGCCGCGTGGCCATCGGCGTGTCACCGGTCACGCCCAGCCGGCAATTCGCCGACTGCGTGCAGGCGTACCGCAAGCGCCATCCCGAGGTGCAATTGCAGATTGTCGAGCTGCGCCCGGCGAAGCTGCTGGAAGGCGTGCGCGAAGGTCAGCTGGACATGGCGCTGACCTCGCAACCCATGCCTCAGGAACTGGACGGCCTGCACTGGCAACAGCTCTACACCCACGTCACCACCCTGGCGGTACGCAAGGGCCACCCCTTGAGCGGTGCCCGCTCGCTGCACCAACTGCTCGACCAGGAATGGCTGCTCTCCGACCCACTGGAACTGACCCAGGCCCGCGAGCTGTTCCGCGCGCACCAGGTCGAGCCGCCACAACGCATCATCGAGTGCGATTCGGTGGTGCTCTACGTCGAACTGGCCGGCAGCACCGATGCGGTGAGCTTCTGGTCGCGGCGCATGTTCAACCTGCCGGTGGTTTCCGACGCGCTGGTGCCGCTGGAGATCGCCGAGAGCACGCCGCGCTCGGGCATCTCGCTGGTGTCGCGGCCCACCGAACTGCTGACCCGCGAGGCGCGCTCGCTTTTCGACGACCTGGTCGAGGCGTTCAGGGAAGCGCCGCTGTAGTCATCCCGCCTTTCACGCCTTGTCCGCAGCACCCGCCGCGCGGCTGGCCTTGAAGGCTTCGCGGCGGGCGTCGCGCTCGCTGACGTAGGCCGCGCTGGGCTGGCTGATCAGGTCGCCCCGTTTCAGCGGCGCGCCGCAGCTTTCGCACACCGTTCCGAGCCCGGCCGGCTTGCCGCAGGCGCGGTGCAGCATATTTACCGCAACACCCTCCTCCGGCGCCTTGCACCAGTTTTCACCCCAGGCCCGCAGGGCGAGGATCACCGGATAGAAGGCCTCGCCCTTGGGCGTCAGCACGTACTCGTAGCGCAGCGGTCGCTTGCTGTAGGCGTGGCGTTCGATCAGGCCGTCAGCGGCCATGTTCTTCAGGCGCGCGGCGATCATCTGCGGCGTGCCGCCGGTCTGCGCCTGGATCTCGTCGAAGCGCAGGTTGCCCATGAACAGTTCGCGCAGCACCAGCACGGTCCAGCGATCACCCACGAGCTCCTCCGCCCGCGCTATCGGGCAGAGCGTCGGCGCCGTGTTCTTGGTTCCCGACATAAGGTCGTTCCCTTGGCAAAATCTGTTGATATGATTTTCATAGTAACTAAAAACACCCGCCCGTCCACCACCAGCGGACGGCATGCCACCCCGGAGAATGTCCATGTCGAAGCACAGCTATCCCCTCGACCGTACCGCCTACCTGCTGGTCGATCCGTACAACGACTTCCTGTCCGAAGGCGGGCTGATCTATCCGCACATCGAACCCATCGCCAACCAGGTCGGCCTGCTCGACAACCTGCGCGCGCTGGACCGCAGCGTGCGCAGCATCGGCCTGCCGGTGTTCATCGTACCGCACCGCCGCTGGGAAGCCGGCGACTACGAGGACTGGGCGCACCCCTCGCCCACCCAGTGCAAGATCATGCACGGCCACCACTTCGCCCGTGGCGAATGGGGCGGCGAGTGGCACCCCGACTTCGCTCCGCGCGAAGGCGACACCGTGGTGTCCGAGCACTGGGGCTCCAGCGGCTTCGCCAACACTGACCTGGACTTCCGCCTCAAGCAGAAAGGCATCACCCACGTGATCATCGTCGGCTTGCTGGCCAACACCTGCATCGAGTCCACCGCGCGCTACGCCACTGAACTCGGCTACCACGTGACCCTGGTGCGTGACGCCACCGCCGCTTTCAAAGCGGAAATGATGCATGCCGCCCATGAGCTCAACGGCCCGACCTTCGCCCACGCCATCCTCACCACCAGCGAGCTGATCGCAACGCTGGAAGCCCACTGACCACCATCCTTCGTTACCGCGCGCCGCAAGGCGCGCCGGTGCCCGCCATCCGAGGTAAAGCGCAATGCAACTGACCGGCAATCTGTTCATCGGCGCCCATGAGGTCGCCGCCAGCGAAGGGACCCTCCAGGCCCTCGCCCCGGCCACTAACGAACTCATCGAACCGCCTTTCGCCCTTGGCGGAAGCGCGGAGGTCGAACGCGCCGCAACCCTGGCGGACGAGGCGTTCGACAGTTACAGCCACACCAGCCTCGCCGAACGCGCGGCCTTCCTCGAACGCATCGCCGACAACCTCGACGCGGTGCGCCAGCCCCTCGCCGCGCGCGCCGCGCTGGAAACCGGACTGCCCCAGGCGCAGCTGGAAGGCGAAGCGGCAAAGGCTGCCACGCAGTTCCGCCAGTTCGCCGAGGTGGTGCGCCGGGGCCGCTTCCTGCACCTCGCCATCGACCCCGAGCAGCCCGAGCGGCAACCGCGCCCGCGCATGGACCATCGCCTGCAGAAGATGGCGATCGGCCCGGTAGCGATCTTCGGCGCGAGCAACTTCCCGATCGCCTACTCGGTAGCCGGCGGCGACACCGCCTCGGCGCTGGCCGCCGGCGCGCCGGTGATCCTCAAGGCGCACAACGCGCACCCCGGCGCCTCGGAAATCATGGCCCGGGCGATTCGCCAGGCCGTCCGCGACTGCGGCCTGCACGAAGGCGTGTTTTCCATGCTGCGCGGCGGCGGCAATGCCCTGGGCGAAGCACTGGTCGAGCATCCGCTGGTCAAGGCGGTGGCGTTCACCGGTTCGGAGCGCGGCGGCATGGCCCTCTACCGGCGCGCGCAACTGCGCCCGGAGCCGATCCCGGTGTTCTGCGAGATGACCAGCGTGAACCCCACGTTCGTCCTGCCCCATGCAGTGGAAGAACGCGGCGCGTCAATCGGCGACGGCTTCATCGAACGGATGCTGGTGAACGTCGGCCAGGCCTGTCTCAAGCCGGCCATCCTCGTCGCCGTCGAAGGCGACGGGCTCGATGCGCTGCGCCAGGCGATGATCCAGCGGTTACGCACGTCGCCAGCCCGAACCATGCTGACGCCCGGCATTCATGCGGCCTACGGCGAAGGGCTCGATGCGTTGCTAAGTGCAGGCGCGCAACGCATCGCCGAGGGCTCGCCCGCAGAGGCGGCAAACGACGGCGCCGCCGCGCTGCTCGAAGTGGACGGCCGCCGCTTCCTCGCCGAACCGGTGCTTGCCGGCGAAGTCTTCGGCCCGGCGGCGCTGCTGGTGACGGTCAGGGACACCGAGGAAATGCTGGCCGTTGCGCGCTCCCTGCGCGGGCAACTCTCGGCGACCCTGCAGCTGGAGAACGGCGACCTGCCGCTGGCGCGCCGGCTGTTGCCGATCCTCGAAAGACGCACCGGGCGCATCGTGGTCAACGCCTTCTCGCACCCACAGGAAGTGTCTTTCGCCTCCATCCACGGCGGCCCCTTCCCGGCCAGCACCGACAGCCGTTTCACCTCGGTCGGCATGACCGCCATCGAGCGCTTCCTGCGGCCGGTCTGCTACCAGGGCTTTCCCGATGAGCTGCTGCCCGAGGCGCTGCGCGCGGCCAACCCGCTGGGCCTGCCGCGCAGCCTGGACGGCCAGTAAGAGCGAAGCGGCGGCCGGCGCACCCGGTCGCCGCCCGGCTCAGGCGCGGCCTTCGGCGGCCTCGATGAGGTCGAGGAAATCGCGCGCCGTCTCTTCCAGGTAGAGGCCCGCGCGGTAGTCCGGCTTCACCGCGTCCCAGCCGGCGATCACCGCCTGCGGCCGCTCGATGAAGCGGCCGACGAGATGGAAGTCGGCGTCGAGCACAAGCACCACGGGAATGGCGATGCTGTCCAGGCCGAGGCGTTCCTGCAGGTCGTCCTCGGCGCGGCCCTTGGAGATCACGGCCAATTGCAGAAGCGGCTGGCGACGCTGCATCCAGTCCAGCACCGTGACGTTGATCTGGCAGTCCGGGCACCACATCTCGCCGACCACCAGCAGGTGGTAGCGCCCCTGCACGGCGGCCAGTCGCTGCAGGGTTTCGGTGCCCATGGCTGCCGGCTGCCCGAGCTTGTCCCGGATGGTACCCACGGCAGCGATTTCCGCCGGCAGGCCGTGGGCGACGAAGGCGTCGAAGCCTTCACCGATGGCGAAAAGTTCCTGGTAGGAGGCCATGGGGGGTTCCTCGAAAGCGAAAAGAGATGCGGCATCTGCAGGATGCGGATCTTATCCGCGAACGACCACCTGCGGGCATTTCCCGTGAAGGTCCCCTGCCCTCGATATACCCGCACCGATGCATCCGTAGGGCGCATAACCGTTCGCGGTTATGCGCCGCAGCCCGGCACGGAACGGCGGATAACCCCTTCGGGGTTATCCGCCGGCTAGCTCTGATCGCGAGAACCGCAGGATCAACCTCTCGATCAGTACTTCCAGGTCACCGACGCGGTGAAGTTGCGCGGGTCGCCGAAGTTGCTCTGGGCGTAGCGCAGGCTCTGCAGGTACTTCTCGTCGGTCAGGTTGTTCAGGTTGAGCTGGGTGCTCCAGTTCTTGTCGATCTCGTAGGAAGCCATCAGGCCGACCAGTGCGTAGGCGTCCTGGGTGGCTTCCGGCGCGGCGTCGCTGGTGGTCTTGCTCTGCCAGCTCAGGTTGCCGCCGACCTTGACCTTCGGCGCCATCGGCAAGCGATAGGTGAGCGCCGAGTTCAGCTGGTGGCGCGGGATGTACAGGCGCGCACGGTCGTGGTCGGCGTCGGTGATGTAGACGTAGGTGTAGCCGCCGCTCAGTTCCAGCCCCGGGGCGCCTCCGCCCGCGGCCGCCAGCTCGACGCCCTGGCTCTCGAAACTCATGCCTTCGTAGTAGGAGCCGCCGACGCTGGCGTCGTAGCCGGCGTATTCCGCGACGTTGTCCTGCTTGGTATGGAACACCGCCGCCGAGACGTTCAGCTTCTTGTCCAGCAGCAGGCCCTTGATGCCCGCCTCGTAGCTCTTGCCTTCCAGCGGATCGAGCACCTGGGCGTGCGAGTCGAGGTAGTACTGCGGATTGAAGACCTCGGTGTAGCTCGCGTAGAGCGAGTACTCCGGGGTCAGGTCGTAGACCACGCCGTAGTACGGCGTGACCTTGCCGTGGATGCGCACATCGCGCGGCGAGCCGTAGTTGTCGCCGTCGCTGTCGGCGCTGAGCATGCGCGCGCCGGTGATCAGGTGCAGGTCGTCGGTCAGGCTCCAGCGCGCCGCGCTGTAGAGGCTCTTCTGGCGATCGGTGAAGTCGGCGGTGTCGCTGTCGTTGGCGATGTCGTAGGTCGGCCGCGGGATGCTGCCGTGCAGCGCGTCTTCCAGCGAGACCGGCATGTAGTAAAGCGCCGAGCCGTACAGGGAGCGCTCGCTGCCGTTGGAGCGCGCGGCGCTGGCGCCGAGGGTCAGCTCGTGCTCGCGGCCTAGCAGGCTGAACGGGCCGCTCAGGGAGCCGTCGCCGACCAGCTCGCGGTACTTGCCCTTGTACTTCGAGCCCAGGCCGGTGTAGCCGGTCGGCGAGGTCGCGTCGCTGTACATGTAGAACATCTGGGAGTCCTCGCGGTGGTCGACGCCGGTGACGGTCAGCTTCGACTGCCAGTTGTTGGCGAAGTCGTGGGTCCATTCGGCGAACGCGCGTTGCACGTGCACGTCCCAGTAGACCCAGGGCTGCGAGATGTTCGAGTGGGTGCTGCTGTAGTGGATCGGCTTGCCGTTGGCATCCACCAGCGGCAGCGCGCCCCAGCTGGCGCCGTTGGCGTTGGTCTTCTGGTCCTCGAAGCCAAGGGTCAGGACGTCGCTGTCGGAGAGGTCGAAGGCCAGCTCACCGCTGAAGATGTTCTTCTCGCGCGAGTAGCGGTCGAGGTAGGAGTTGCCGTTCTCGTTGGCGTAGATCACCCGGCCACGGACGTTGCCGCTTTCGGTGAGCGGGCCGGAAACGTCGACGTCGACGCGGCGCTTGTCCCAGGAACCGGCGCTGAGCGTGACGGAAGCCTCGGGGGTATAGGTCGGGCGCTTGCGCACGAAGTTGACCGTCGCCGAGGGGTTGCCGGTGCCGCCCATCAGGCCGTTGGCGCCGTGCACGATGTCGATCTGCTGGTAGGGCGCGGTGTCCACGTCGCCGACCAGCAGGCCGTAGGTCAGCGGCATGCCCACGCCGTCGTACTGGAAGGTGTTGATGTCGAAGCCGCGCGCGGTGAAGTAGGTGCGGTCGGTCTCGACCTTCTGCACGTTGACCCCCGGGGTGTTGCTCAGCACGTCCCTGATGCTGTCCATGTGGAAGTCGTCGAGTTGCTCGCGGGTGACACTGGTGACGCCCTGGGGTGTCTCCTTGGCGGTCATGTTCAGGCGCGTGCTGGTGCTGGCAGGTTTTGCCTGGTAGCCCTTGGCCGGGGCTTCCACGGTGTCGGGCGAGGCGCTGACGGTGGCGGTCGGCAACTCCACTGGATTTTCAGCGGCGAGGGCATTGCCCATGGCGCCTGCGGCGACGACCGCAAGCATCTGTGCGGTCAAGGGGGCCAGTTTGAACATGAACGAAGGACACTCCTGATTAGCTTGTAAGAATTTATCGCAACATTAGATCACACTCATTTGCAGTTGCGAAGCATTCCCATTGCATCAGAAGCGATACAAAGCTACCTCCACTCGCCTTCAGGGCCTGGATTCACTGGGCGCCCTGCAGCCATTCCCGCGGGCTGGCACCTACCTTGCGGCGGAATGCACGGGCCAGCGCCGACGGGCTTTCGTAGCCGGTTTCGTCGGCGATCAGCGCCACCGGGCGGCCTTCGCGCAGGCGTTTCTGCGCCAGGCTGACGCGCCAGCCCACCAGGTAATCCGCCGGTGTAGCGCCTATCACCTTGCGGAACAGCGCGGCGAAACTGGCGCGCGACATGTGGCAGGCCTGCGCCAGTTCCTCCACTGACCAACTGCGCGCAGGCTCGTCGTGCATCAGCGTCAGGGCGCGCGCCAGGCGTGGTTCGGCAAGGCCGGCGAGCATGCCGGCGGACAGGCCGCTGGTGGCCATCAGGTGGCGCAGCAGCTGGATCAGCATCAGCTCGAACAGGCGGTTGAGGATGGCGTCTCGGCCGCATTCGGCGCCGAAGGCTTCGGCGAACAGCCAGTCCAGGTTGCCGGCCAGGCTCGGCAATTGCGAAAGCGGCACCAGGCTGTAGCTGGGCAACGCGCGGGTGAGCGGATTGTCCATGCCGCCATCGAAGGCCAGGCTGGCGCAGACCAGTTCGGCGCCATCGGCTTCGTCGGCCTGCAGCTCGTGGCCGTAGGGCCTGGGTACCAGCAGCAGGCTCGGCTCCTCCACGCGGATGCGCTGGCCATCCTCGGTGCGGAAGCTCACCCGGCCCTTGCGCAGCAGGTGCACATGACCCCGCCCCTCGGCCGCAGGGAAGCGCTCCGTGGCGCAGAAGGCGCCGCTGAAATAGGTGCTGGCATGCGCGCTGAAGTGTGTGAGCAAGGTGGACAGGCGATCCATGGGGACGGTCTCCGCTTTAGACGATCTGTCGCATAATCTCGACGATTCGAACCCAAAAGGAAAGTACCGCTGGGCATCATGGCTCCACGCTCAAACGCAACAACCCACTTACCTCCACAGGAGAACCGCCATGAGCCGCATCACCCATCTGTCCCTGGAACAAGCCCCCGAAGCCTCCCGCCCACTGCTGGAAGGCGTGAAGAAAGGCCTCGGCCGGGTCCCCAACCTGTTCGCCACCCTCGCCCACTCTCCGGCCGCGCTGGGCGGCTACCTGGCGCTGAACCAGGCACTGCAGAAATCCTCGCTGAGCGCCGCCGAGCGCGAGGTCGTGGCCCTGGCCGCGTCCCAGGTCAACGCTTGTGACTAC is a genomic window of Pseudomonas knackmussii B13 containing:
- a CDS encoding LysR substrate-binding domain-containing protein is translated as MKLHQLRALLAISENGSIQEASRLLGISQPALSKSIKELETELGVSLLVRSNRGITITGYGERLVRSARLAVEEVQRAQVEIDTLKGNIGGRVAIGVSPVTPSRQFADCVQAYRKRHPEVQLQIVELRPAKLLEGVREGQLDMALTSQPMPQELDGLHWQQLYTHVTTLAVRKGHPLSGARSLHQLLDQEWLLSDPLELTQARELFRAHQVEPPQRIIECDSVVLYVELAGSTDAVSFWSRRMFNLPVVSDALVPLEIAESTPRSGISLVSRPTELLTREARSLFDDLVEAFREAPL
- a CDS encoding winged helix-turn-helix transcriptional regulator, with amino-acid sequence MSGTKNTAPTLCPIARAEELVGDRWTVLVLRELFMGNLRFDEIQAQTGGTPQMIAARLKNMAADGLIERHAYSKRPLRYEYVLTPKGEAFYPVILALRAWGENWCKAPEEGVAVNMLHRACGKPAGLGTVCESCGAPLKRGDLISQPSAAYVSERDARREAFKASRAAGAADKA
- a CDS encoding isochorismatase family cysteine hydrolase; the protein is MSKHSYPLDRTAYLLVDPYNDFLSEGGLIYPHIEPIANQVGLLDNLRALDRSVRSIGLPVFIVPHRRWEAGDYEDWAHPSPTQCKIMHGHHFARGEWGGEWHPDFAPREGDTVVSEHWGSSGFANTDLDFRLKQKGITHVIIVGLLANTCIESTARYATELGYHVTLVRDATAAFKAEMMHAAHELNGPTFAHAILTTSELIATLEAH
- a CDS encoding aldehyde dehydrogenase (NADP(+)); the encoded protein is MQLTGNLFIGAHEVAASEGTLQALAPATNELIEPPFALGGSAEVERAATLADEAFDSYSHTSLAERAAFLERIADNLDAVRQPLAARAALETGLPQAQLEGEAAKAATQFRQFAEVVRRGRFLHLAIDPEQPERQPRPRMDHRLQKMAIGPVAIFGASNFPIAYSVAGGDTASALAAGAPVILKAHNAHPGASEIMARAIRQAVRDCGLHEGVFSMLRGGGNALGEALVEHPLVKAVAFTGSERGGMALYRRAQLRPEPIPVFCEMTSVNPTFVLPHAVEERGASIGDGFIERMLVNVGQACLKPAILVAVEGDGLDALRQAMIQRLRTSPARTMLTPGIHAAYGEGLDALLSAGAQRIAEGSPAEAANDGAAALLEVDGRRFLAEPVLAGEVFGPAALLVTVRDTEEMLAVARSLRGQLSATLQLENGDLPLARRLLPILERRTGRIVVNAFSHPQEVSFASIHGGPFPASTDSRFTSVGMTAIERFLRPVCYQGFPDELLPEALRAANPLGLPRSLDGQ
- a CDS encoding thioredoxin family protein, with protein sequence MASYQELFAIGEGFDAFVAHGLPAEIAAVGTIRDKLGQPAAMGTETLQRLAAVQGRYHLLVVGEMWCPDCQINVTVLDWMQRRQPLLQLAVISKGRAEDDLQERLGLDSIAIPVVLVLDADFHLVGRFIERPQAVIAGWDAVKPDYRAGLYLEETARDFLDLIEAAEGRA
- a CDS encoding TonB-dependent siderophore receptor, with product MFKLAPLTAQMLAVVAAGAMGNALAAENPVELPTATVSASPDTVEAPAKGYQAKPASTSTRLNMTAKETPQGVTSVTREQLDDFHMDSIRDVLSNTPGVNVQKVETDRTYFTARGFDINTFQYDGVGMPLTYGLLVGDVDTAPYQQIDIVHGANGLMGGTGNPSATVNFVRKRPTYTPEASVTLSAGSWDKRRVDVDVSGPLTESGNVRGRVIYANENGNSYLDRYSREKNIFSGELAFDLSDSDVLTLGFEDQKTNANGASWGALPLVDANGKPIHYSSTHSNISQPWVYWDVHVQRAFAEWTHDFANNWQSKLTVTGVDHREDSQMFYMYSDATSPTGYTGLGSKYKGKYRELVGDGSLSGPFSLLGREHELTLGASAARSNGSERSLYGSALYYMPVSLEDALHGSIPRPTYDIANDSDTADFTDRQKSLYSAARWSLTDDLHLITGARMLSADSDGDNYGSPRDVRIHGKVTPYYGVVYDLTPEYSLYASYTEVFNPQYYLDSHAQVLDPLEGKSYEAGIKGLLLDKKLNVSAAVFHTKQDNVAEYAGYDASVGGSYYEGMSFESQGVELAAAGGGAPGLELSGGYTYVYITDADHDRARLYIPRHQLNSALTYRLPMAPKVKVGGNLSWQSKTTSDAAPEATQDAYALVGLMASYEIDKNWSTQLNLNNLTDEKYLQSLRYAQSNFGDPRNFTASVTWKY
- a CDS encoding AraC family transcriptional regulator, whose amino-acid sequence is MDRLSTLLTHFSAHASTYFSGAFCATERFPAAEGRGHVHLLRKGRVSFRTEDGQRIRVEEPSLLLVPRPYGHELQADEADGAELVCASLAFDGGMDNPLTRALPSYSLVPLSQLPSLAGNLDWLFAEAFGAECGRDAILNRLFELMLIQLLRHLMATSGLSAGMLAGLAEPRLARALTLMHDEPARSWSVEELAQACHMSRASFAALFRKVIGATPADYLVGWRVSLAQKRLREGRPVALIADETGYESPSALARAFRRKVGASPREWLQGAQ